One window of Gemmatimonadaceae bacterium genomic DNA carries:
- a CDS encoding pyridoxamine 5'-phosphate oxidase family protein, producing MTRPRQAIPTFRDLLPDEVDAILSRNHVGRIAYSFHDSVDIRPIHYVYSDGWLYGRTSPGDKLMTLRHNQWVAFEVDEISGPLDWKSAVVRGTFYHLDPEGSKYDVRAYERALRLIRELAPATLAAEDPLAFRSEFFGISIDTATGRASSTGRKA from the coding sequence ATGACCAGACCCAGGCAAGCCATCCCGACGTTTCGCGACCTCCTGCCCGATGAAGTGGACGCTATTCTCAGCCGCAACCACGTCGGACGGATCGCCTACTCGTTTCATGACTCGGTGGACATCAGACCGATTCACTACGTGTACAGCGACGGCTGGCTTTACGGCCGCACGTCACCGGGTGACAAGCTCATGACCCTTCGTCACAACCAGTGGGTCGCTTTCGAGGTGGACGAGATCTCGGGGCCGCTGGACTGGAAGAGCGCGGTGGTACGCGGGACGTTCTACCATCTCGACCCTGAGGGATCGAAGTACGATGTGCGAGCCTACGAGCGTGCCTTGCGTCTCATTCGGGAGCTCGCGCCAGCGACGCTCGCAGCCGAAGACCCGCTTGCATTCAGATCGGAGTTTTTTGGTATATCGATAGACACGGCCACTGGCCGCGCATCGTCAACCGGACGCAAGGCATGA
- a CDS encoding universal stress protein, with amino-acid sequence MTALTQSAPSSSWQSWEYESSVPGGVVVGVDGSPESIAALNSASPIGKARHCPVHVVSVIPPFPSYHLDPGVDASRENVEQLRVQLRDSAIADLLKAADVGTEWSREVVLGRPARMITMAAEKRGASLIVIGRRRHGLMDRILGGETTLQVMRLSSVPVLAVAGEMDTVRTVVVATDFSPSSVRAARVALDMMGRSGMLYLVFVEPPVPLYPEGFAMPDEVRYPGDVVVWFRRMIEVLKAPPEIIVEPVVLNGKPVQAVVEFAERVGADMIAAGTHGHNRMERFLLGSVSTGLVRNADCAVLVAPAAE; translated from the coding sequence ATGACCGCCCTAACCCAATCAGCACCTTCCAGCTCATGGCAGAGCTGGGAATACGAATCGTCCGTACCAGGTGGCGTTGTGGTTGGCGTCGATGGGTCTCCAGAGTCGATCGCGGCGCTCAACAGCGCATCACCGATCGGGAAAGCGAGGCACTGCCCGGTTCATGTCGTAAGCGTGATCCCGCCGTTCCCGAGTTACCATCTCGATCCGGGTGTGGACGCGAGCAGGGAGAATGTCGAGCAGCTGCGCGTACAGCTGAGGGATTCGGCGATCGCGGATCTTCTCAAGGCCGCCGACGTCGGCACCGAGTGGTCGCGCGAGGTCGTTCTGGGTAGGCCGGCACGAATGATCACCATGGCGGCAGAGAAGCGCGGTGCGAGTCTCATCGTGATCGGGCGGCGCAGGCATGGTCTCATGGACAGGATCCTCGGGGGGGAGACCACACTTCAGGTCATGCGGCTGTCGAGTGTTCCAGTGCTGGCGGTTGCGGGGGAGATGGACACGGTTCGCACAGTCGTCGTCGCGACGGACTTCTCTCCGTCGAGCGTCAGGGCAGCGCGCGTTGCGCTGGACATGATGGGCCGGTCCGGCATGCTCTACCTCGTATTCGTCGAGCCGCCGGTACCTCTCTATCCGGAGGGCTTTGCGATGCCGGACGAGGTGCGTTATCCCGGCGATGTGGTCGTATGGTTCCGGCGCATGATCGAGGTCCTGAAGGCGCCACCGGAGATAATCGTCGAGCCGGTGGTCCTCAACGGAAAGCCGGTGCAGGCGGTGGTGGAATTTGCCGAGCGCGTCGGTGCCGACATGATCGCTGCCGGAACCCACGGCCATAACCGGATGGAGCGCTTCCTTCTCGGAAGTGTCTCGACCGGTCTCGTCAGAAACGCGGACTGCGCCGTGCTGGTCGCGCCCGCAGCGGAGTAG
- a CDS encoding YIP1 family protein produces the protein MTDATSSPVPAKAGLWEDFIDIFYQPSQVFERRREGKFGAALVVLMVISGILFFALYNGLAPIMDAEMAKQAAAMAAKNSSLTPDQISGLQNSMEKFAVIGYMIAIPVGVAVTAAVLWLAGKLVNAKVAFVAALMIATYSQVPRLAEMVLNAIQGLALAPESINSRYSVSLGIARFLDVSSTNPFVLTILDGLDVFTIWTTALLAIGLAVVARIPVARAAFAAAAVWVVVLLPALYAALSQG, from the coding sequence ATGACCGACGCCACCTCCAGCCCTGTCCCCGCCAAGGCGGGATTGTGGGAAGATTTCATCGACATCTTCTATCAGCCGTCGCAGGTGTTCGAGCGGCGGCGCGAGGGAAAGTTCGGTGCGGCGCTGGTCGTGCTCATGGTGATCTCGGGAATTCTCTTTTTCGCCCTGTATAACGGGTTAGCTCCCATCATGGACGCGGAGATGGCGAAGCAAGCGGCGGCGATGGCGGCCAAGAATTCCAGCCTGACGCCCGACCAGATATCCGGACTGCAGAACAGTATGGAGAAGTTCGCGGTCATCGGTTACATGATTGCCATCCCGGTCGGGGTGGCGGTTACGGCTGCGGTGCTGTGGCTCGCCGGAAAGCTGGTGAACGCGAAAGTCGCGTTCGTAGCGGCGCTGATGATCGCGACGTACTCGCAGGTCCCGCGTCTTGCGGAGATGGTGCTCAATGCGATACAGGGCCTGGCGCTGGCGCCGGAGAGCATCAACTCGCGCTACAGCGTGAGTCTGGGAATCGCGCGATTCCTCGACGTGTCTTCCACCAATCCGTTCGTGCTCACGATACTCGACGGGCTCGACGTATTCACGATCTGGACAACGGCTTTGCTGGCGATCGGACTCGCAGTGGTGGCCCGCATTCCAGTTGCGCGTGCGGCGTTCGCAGCGGCCGCGGTCTGGGTAGTGGTTCTTCTGCCCGCGCTGTACGCCGCGTTGAGCCAGGGATAA
- the nosZ gene encoding Sec-dependent nitrous-oxide reductase: MQPVLKRRMLVGATCAGAVALLAFACSRPGTSKESVLSGDAASRVYVAPGSYDEFYSFLSGGFSGQVAVYGLPSGRLLKVIPVFSQNPENGWGYNEETKPMLQTTFGFIPWDDTHHTELSMTDGVPDGRWLFINGNNTPRIARIDLTRFETDEIIQIPNAAGGHASPFTTPDTRYVVSATRFSVPVPNTDVPIESYKQNFKGTLSFVKADQPGKMDIAFQILMPGYNYDLGHSGKGPSDGWFFFTSYNSEQANTKLETNASQNDKDYIAAVNYAQAEKCVADGKAKTFPSLYMHNWMDESTRSARVETKTSVKMLDPRDCPGVVYYLPTPKSPHGVDIDPSGEYIVAGGKLASMIPVHSFTKLKKAIADKAFDGELSGIPIVKYESVIAGEVQKPGLGPLHTEFDGKGYAYTSMFISSEVVKWKLGTWEVVDRIPTYYSIGHLMIPGGDSKKPWGKYLVAMNKITKDRYLPTGPEMAQSAQLIDISGEKMKLLLDFPTIGEPHYAQALPASMLKDKQVKFFSLAGNKSPYVTKAESEGGISRAGKKVHVKMIAIRSHFAPDNLEGVMVGDTVYFHVTNIEQDWDVLHGFAVLGAENSELILNPGETRTLRWIPKAPGIYPFYCTDFCSALHQEMQGYIRVSAPGSAVQLTANTSPKAQNQTSNSKAGAGPSAPR; this comes from the coding sequence ATGCAACCCGTACTGAAACGCAGGATGCTCGTGGGAGCTACCTGCGCCGGAGCCGTAGCGCTGCTCGCATTCGCCTGCTCACGGCCAGGCACCAGCAAAGAAAGCGTTCTCAGCGGTGATGCTGCCTCCCGCGTGTATGTGGCACCGGGCTCATATGACGAGTTCTACTCATTCCTGTCGGGCGGATTCAGCGGACAGGTTGCCGTTTACGGCCTTCCATCGGGTCGTCTCCTCAAGGTGATTCCCGTGTTCTCCCAGAATCCGGAGAACGGCTGGGGATACAACGAAGAGACGAAACCAATGCTGCAGACGACCTTCGGATTCATTCCGTGGGACGACACGCACCATACGGAGCTGTCCATGACCGACGGCGTTCCCGACGGCCGGTGGCTCTTCATCAACGGCAACAACACGCCGCGCATCGCGCGCATTGACCTGACGCGCTTCGAGACGGATGAGATCATCCAGATCCCGAACGCCGCGGGTGGACACGCGTCACCGTTCACGACTCCGGACACCAGGTACGTCGTATCGGCGACGCGGTTCAGCGTTCCGGTGCCCAACACCGACGTTCCGATCGAATCATACAAGCAGAACTTCAAGGGCACGCTCTCGTTCGTGAAGGCGGACCAGCCCGGGAAGATGGACATCGCGTTCCAGATTCTGATGCCGGGTTACAACTATGACCTCGGCCATTCCGGCAAGGGCCCGTCGGACGGCTGGTTCTTCTTCACGTCGTACAACTCCGAGCAGGCCAACACCAAGCTCGAGACCAACGCGTCGCAGAACGACAAGGACTACATCGCTGCGGTGAACTACGCACAGGCGGAGAAGTGCGTCGCGGACGGAAAGGCGAAGACGTTCCCCTCGCTGTACATGCACAACTGGATGGACGAGTCCACGCGCTCCGCGCGAGTGGAGACGAAGACCAGCGTGAAGATGCTCGATCCGCGCGACTGCCCGGGCGTTGTGTACTATCTCCCGACTCCGAAGTCCCCGCATGGCGTGGACATAGATCCTAGTGGCGAGTACATCGTCGCGGGCGGCAAGCTGGCGAGCATGATCCCGGTACACTCGTTCACGAAGCTCAAGAAGGCGATCGCCGACAAGGCGTTCGACGGTGAGCTCTCGGGCATTCCGATCGTGAAGTACGAGTCGGTGATCGCCGGCGAAGTGCAGAAGCCGGGGCTTGGACCGCTGCACACCGAGTTCGACGGAAAGGGCTACGCGTACACGTCCATGTTCATCTCGTCAGAAGTCGTGAAGTGGAAGCTTGGCACGTGGGAAGTGGTTGACCGGATTCCGACATACTACTCGATCGGCCATTTGATGATTCCGGGCGGCGACTCGAAGAAGCCGTGGGGCAAGTACCTGGTGGCGATGAACAAGATCACCAAGGACCGCTATCTCCCGACGGGTCCCGAGATGGCCCAGAGCGCGCAGCTCATTGACATCAGCGGCGAAAAAATGAAGTTGCTGCTCGATTTCCCGACGATCGGAGAGCCGCACTACGCGCAGGCGCTGCCGGCGTCAATGCTCAAGGACAAGCAGGTCAAGTTCTTCTCGCTGGCCGGCAACAAGAGCCCCTACGTTACGAAGGCGGAGAGCGAAGGCGGGATCTCGCGTGCAGGCAAGAAGGTGCACGTGAAGATGATTGCGATCCGCAGCCATTTCGCTCCTGACAATCTCGAGGGGGTGATGGTCGGCGACACGGTATACTTCCACGTGACCAACATTGAGCAGGACTGGGACGTCCTCCACGGGTTTGCGGTGCTTGGCGCCGAGAATTCGGAGCTGATCCTGAATCCGGGCGAGACGCGGACGCTGAGGTGGATTCCGAAGGCGCCCGGCATCTATCCGTTCTACTGCACCGACTTCTGCTCGGCGCTGCATCAGGAGATGCAGGGGTACATCAGGGTGTCGGCGCCCGGATCGGCCGTGCAGCTGACGGCCAACACGAGTCCCAAGGCACAGAATCAGACCAGCAACTCGAAGGCGGGCGCGGGACCGTCGGCACCGCGCTGA
- a CDS encoding nitrous oxide reductase family maturation protein NosD, which produces MTRQSRILIAISAILLAAVFAVPVWRINLIAPQYPEGLGMLIRINTITGIKPADLNNINGLNHYIGMKAIVPEAIPVLRIMPIAVACLVVLGLVVALWGRRWAAWSWLGLIAAGGAAAMFEFWRWSYDYGHNLAPDAIIKVPGMSYQPPLIGSKQLLNFTATSWPAAGGWLAGLAFVVALIALVPRRRLFAAIRGSRAVGTQAAAGLALLLPGNVAPLAARRDALADSVVVSVSGPVRSLSDALKLVRDGGRIVVRSGSYATHDVVVSRPVSIIGEGFPVLDGQNKGEILKIQADDVIVSGLRFMRVGASYVQDRAAIRVSDARDCRITGNRIDDGFFGIYLAKVTGCRIDGNTLHASGKTEAGSGNGIHLWSSRGISIERNVVSGFRDGIYFEFVHDTRVEGNLSEKNIRYGLHFMYSDDCRYVGNTFRSNGSGVAVMYTKRVEMTGNRFEHNWGSAAYGLLLKEIADSRIERNVFRGNTTGLLADGADRIHASGNTFIGNGWAVKVQGSTQNGRFEGNTFLDNTFDVATNSAQPSTVFEGNFWDAYRGYDLDRDGVGDVPHAPVRLFSMIVERNPQAIVLLRSTLVALLDAAERAMPSLTPQFFVDPKPAMRRPG; this is translated from the coding sequence ATGACCAGACAATCGAGAATTCTGATCGCGATATCGGCCATTCTGCTCGCCGCGGTCTTCGCCGTACCTGTGTGGAGAATTAACCTGATCGCTCCCCAGTATCCGGAAGGGCTGGGGATGCTGATCAGGATCAACACGATCACCGGCATCAAGCCGGCCGATCTCAACAATATCAACGGCCTCAACCACTACATCGGCATGAAGGCCATAGTACCGGAAGCGATCCCGGTGCTGCGTATCATGCCGATCGCGGTGGCATGCCTCGTGGTGCTTGGCCTTGTTGTCGCGCTCTGGGGCCGGCGGTGGGCGGCGTGGTCGTGGCTCGGACTCATCGCGGCGGGAGGAGCGGCCGCGATGTTCGAGTTCTGGCGGTGGTCGTACGACTACGGGCACAACCTTGCGCCTGACGCGATCATCAAAGTGCCCGGAATGTCGTATCAGCCGCCGTTGATCGGGAGCAAGCAATTGCTCAACTTCACGGCGACGTCGTGGCCGGCGGCGGGCGGGTGGCTTGCGGGCCTTGCATTCGTCGTCGCGTTGATCGCGCTCGTTCCGCGTCGCCGTCTGTTCGCAGCCATACGCGGAAGCAGGGCGGTCGGCACTCAGGCGGCGGCGGGGCTCGCGCTTCTGTTGCCCGGCAATGTCGCTCCGCTCGCGGCGAGGAGGGATGCGCTGGCGGATTCCGTCGTCGTGTCCGTGTCGGGTCCGGTGCGTTCGCTCAGCGACGCGCTGAAGCTCGTGCGCGACGGCGGGCGCATCGTGGTCAGGTCCGGCAGCTACGCGACGCACGACGTAGTGGTGAGCCGGCCCGTCTCGATCATTGGCGAAGGATTTCCCGTTCTCGACGGACAGAACAAGGGGGAGATACTGAAGATCCAGGCCGATGACGTCATCGTCAGCGGCCTGCGATTCATGCGGGTGGGAGCGAGCTACGTGCAGGACCGCGCCGCCATCAGGGTATCGGATGCGCGTGACTGTCGTATCACAGGCAACAGGATAGACGACGGCTTTTTCGGGATCTATCTGGCCAAAGTCACCGGCTGCCGAATCGACGGGAATACTCTTCATGCCAGCGGAAAGACGGAAGCGGGGTCGGGAAACGGGATCCATCTGTGGTCGTCGCGCGGGATCTCGATAGAACGGAACGTCGTGAGCGGATTCCGCGATGGCATCTACTTCGAGTTCGTGCACGACACGCGCGTGGAAGGAAATCTCAGCGAGAAGAATATCCGCTACGGCCTCCACTTCATGTACTCGGATGACTGCCGGTACGTTGGGAACACTTTCCGGTCCAACGGATCGGGCGTGGCCGTCATGTACACGAAGCGGGTGGAGATGACGGGTAACCGGTTCGAGCACAACTGGGGGAGCGCCGCTTACGGCCTTCTCCTGAAGGAGATTGCGGACAGCAGGATCGAGCGGAATGTCTTTCGCGGGAACACAACAGGACTTCTTGCCGACGGTGCCGATCGCATTCACGCGTCGGGCAATACGTTTATCGGCAACGGATGGGCGGTGAAGGTCCAGGGCAGCACGCAGAACGGCCGCTTCGAGGGCAACACGTTTCTCGATAATACGTTCGACGTCGCGACGAACAGCGCGCAGCCGTCCACGGTATTCGAGGGAAATTTCTGGGATGCCTATCGGGGTTACGATCTCGACCGCGATGGTGTCGGCGACGTACCGCACGCGCCGGTTCGTCTCTTCTCGATGATCGTCGAGCGGAATCCGCAGGCGATCGTGCTGCTGCGTAGCACTCTGGTGGCGCTTCTCGATGCCGCGGAAAGGGCGATGCCGTCGCTTACGCCGCAATTCTTCGTGGATCCAAAGCCGGCGATGCGGAGACCCGGATGA
- a CDS encoding ABC transporter ATP-binding protein has product MIRISGLEKRYGDLQVLQGIDAAIVTGRVTGIVGPNAAGKTTLIKSILGLTKPDKGEILIDGARINGDESYRRRIGYMPQIARFPSNLTGTELLSMLRDLRPDAGEWDEDLIERFGLRADLGKKLSALSGGTRQKVNAAAAFLFRPALLILDEPTSGLDPRASSVLKDKILADRNAGRTFIVTSHVMAELEEIAEDVIFISEGRVRFSGSLSEIKNITRQTNLERAIAELMERGAAA; this is encoded by the coding sequence ATGATTCGCATCTCCGGTCTGGAGAAGCGCTACGGCGACCTCCAGGTGCTTCAGGGGATCGACGCGGCGATCGTCACCGGCCGTGTGACCGGCATCGTGGGTCCCAATGCGGCCGGGAAGACGACGCTCATCAAGTCAATTCTCGGGCTGACGAAGCCGGACAAGGGAGAGATCCTGATTGATGGAGCGCGCATCAACGGTGACGAGTCTTATCGCCGGCGCATCGGATACATGCCGCAGATCGCGCGCTTTCCGTCGAATCTCACCGGCACGGAGCTCCTGTCCATGCTGCGCGACCTGCGGCCCGATGCGGGGGAGTGGGATGAGGATCTCATCGAGCGCTTCGGGCTTCGCGCCGACCTCGGCAAGAAGCTGAGCGCCCTTTCGGGGGGAACGCGGCAGAAGGTGAATGCGGCTGCGGCATTTCTGTTTCGCCCCGCACTGCTCATCCTCGACGAGCCGACTTCCGGGCTGGATCCGCGGGCGTCGAGCGTTCTCAAGGACAAGATTCTCGCGGACCGCAATGCTGGCCGAACGTTCATAGTCACGTCGCACGTCATGGCCGAGCTCGAGGAAATCGCGGAGGACGTGATCTTCATCAGCGAAGGGCGTGTGCGCTTCAGCGGATCGCTCAGCGAGATAAAAAACATCACGCGGCAGACCAATCTCGAGCGCGCGATTGCCGAGCTGATGGAACGCGGAGCTGCGGCATGA
- a CDS encoding ABC transporter permease subunit, translating to MTAVALQASDWRPAGAWRVAKPQVRNVVRSKWLAYYFGFFALVTEGLIRFTGGDARTLLSLANLVLFVVPLVTVVYGTIYLYNSREFIELLLAQPLKRRTLFGGLYVGLAVPLIAALVAGIMLPFIVHGLPPEQRMPLTSMLVGAAALIAVFTGIAFCIALRFEDRLTGLGAGMAIWLLMAFVYDGLLLMAVALLSDHSIERSLLAASLANPIDLVRIALLLQFDVSALMGYTGAVFRHFFSYAGGEAVIAIALSAWVAVPLGWGFVAFNRKDF from the coding sequence ATGACCGCGGTGGCGCTTCAGGCGAGCGACTGGCGTCCGGCCGGGGCCTGGCGCGTGGCGAAGCCGCAGGTGCGGAACGTCGTGAGGAGCAAGTGGCTTGCGTACTATTTCGGATTCTTCGCGCTCGTCACGGAAGGGCTCATCCGATTCACTGGCGGGGATGCGAGAACGCTGCTGAGTCTGGCGAATCTCGTTCTCTTCGTGGTGCCTCTCGTCACGGTCGTCTACGGAACGATCTATCTGTACAACAGCCGCGAGTTCATCGAGCTGCTCCTCGCACAGCCGCTGAAAAGGCGAACACTGTTCGGCGGATTGTATGTCGGCCTGGCCGTGCCGCTCATCGCGGCGCTCGTCGCCGGCATCATGCTCCCGTTCATCGTCCACGGGTTGCCTCCCGAGCAGAGAATGCCTCTTACCTCGATGCTCGTTGGGGCGGCGGCACTGATCGCGGTGTTCACGGGCATCGCATTTTGCATCGCACTCCGGTTCGAGGACCGGTTGACGGGCCTCGGCGCAGGGATGGCGATCTGGCTGCTGATGGCATTCGTCTACGACGGGTTGCTGCTGATGGCGGTGGCGCTTCTGTCCGATCACTCGATCGAGAGATCGCTGCTCGCCGCGTCACTCGCCAACCCGATCGATCTTGTCAGAATCGCGCTTCTGCTTCAATTTGACGTGTCCGCGCTGATGGGTTACACTGGCGCCGTGTTCCGCCATTTCTTCTCCTACGCGGGTGGCGAAGCGGTCATAGCCATTGCGCTCAGCGCCTGGGTTGCGGTTCCGCTGGGATGGGGGTTCGTGGCGTTCAATCGAAAAGACTTCTGA
- a CDS encoding plastocyanin/azurin family copper-binding protein, whose translation MHQKHMRTLLTSFTFCSALMVVGCKAEKQEEGEKAPTPGAASGAPAATGAAATGDTILIETWTDATGNYFKPNKIEAHRGDVLRYINKVGVHNVHFLPDSNTIKTGLPPASEMLQLPDQTYDLVVSLEPGKYYFQCDPHAALGMKGHLDVEKDEH comes from the coding sequence ATGCACCAGAAGCATATGCGCACTCTTTTGACATCCTTCACCTTCTGTTCGGCGTTGATGGTCGTCGGGTGCAAGGCCGAAAAACAGGAAGAGGGCGAAAAGGCGCCGACGCCTGGGGCGGCCTCCGGCGCACCAGCCGCAACCGGTGCAGCAGCGACCGGCGATACGATTCTCATCGAAACCTGGACGGACGCAACCGGCAACTACTTCAAGCCGAACAAGATCGAAGCGCACCGCGGTGATGTGCTGCGCTACATCAACAAGGTAGGGGTGCACAACGTGCACTTCCTTCCGGACTCGAACACGATCAAGACGGGCCTTCCGCCCGCCAGCGAGATGCTACAGCTGCCCGATCAGACGTATGACCTCGTAGTGTCGCTCGAGCCGGGCAAATACTACTTCCAGTGCGATCCGCACGCGGCGCTCGGAATGAAGGGACATCTCGACGTCGAAAAGGACGAGCACTGA
- a CDS encoding universal stress protein produces MTDNSSVPSRVVVGIDFSPSSYAAASWAANWVGPDSELVFVHALVIPEIGGFLADRFPLPQSLLRTARAGAESRLKDLRASFPDTRIRVEVREGRPADAVAETARDLGAELIVVGKHGENGHVRGYTGRTADRLVRSSHVPVLLANPAPTPDPVRILVPLTYSSVVPFIVGWAARIARRFDAEVIALHVIGSAVLSHVLSMSSVTQGKSDLTQAEIDSVFSEETSEWKKKLVDAGVPAERVKSQVVFGEVSQEVLAAADMYGASMIVMGSHAGPVRRALLGSAAGAVLRKAEIPVLVVVEPVPAITWPKTTNRETVNAGIT; encoded by the coding sequence GTGACAGACAACTCATCCGTGCCGTCGCGCGTCGTCGTCGGGATCGATTTCAGTCCTTCATCCTACGCGGCCGCAAGCTGGGCAGCCAACTGGGTCGGGCCTGATTCCGAGCTCGTTTTCGTGCATGCGCTCGTGATCCCTGAAATAGGGGGATTCCTTGCCGACCGCTTTCCGCTTCCTCAGTCGCTGCTGAGAACCGCGCGTGCAGGAGCGGAAAGCAGACTCAAGGATCTGCGTGCGTCCTTTCCGGACACGCGCATTCGCGTCGAAGTAAGAGAGGGAAGACCCGCGGATGCGGTCGCGGAAACAGCCCGCGATCTTGGCGCGGAGCTCATCGTGGTGGGCAAGCATGGCGAGAACGGACACGTCCGCGGGTATACTGGTCGTACCGCGGACCGGCTCGTGAGATCGTCACATGTGCCGGTACTTCTCGCGAATCCCGCTCCGACTCCCGATCCGGTCAGGATCCTGGTGCCGCTGACATACTCGTCCGTCGTGCCCTTCATCGTGGGGTGGGCTGCCAGAATCGCCAGGCGATTCGACGCAGAAGTGATCGCGCTGCATGTTATCGGCTCGGCGGTTCTCAGTCACGTTCTCTCCATGTCCAGCGTGACTCAGGGGAAGTCCGACCTGACACAGGCGGAGATCGATAGCGTGTTCAGCGAAGAAACCAGTGAGTGGAAGAAGAAGCTCGTGGACGCCGGAGTGCCCGCTGAGAGAGTGAAGTCGCAGGTCGTTTTCGGTGAAGTCTCTCAGGAAGTTCTCGCGGCCGCGGACATGTATGGAGCAAGCATGATCGTGATGGGTAGCCATGCCGGTCCGGTACGGCGCGCACTCCTCGGGAGCGCAGCGGGCGCGGTCTTGCGGAAGGCGGAGATTCCGGTCCTCGTCGTCGTCGAGCCCGTTCCAGCCATCACTTGGCCGAAAACAACGAATCGGGAGACAGTCAATGCGGGGATTACCTGA